A genomic region of Fodinisporobacter ferrooxydans contains the following coding sequences:
- a CDS encoding CaiB/BaiF CoA transferase family protein, whose product MSIVPKALSGIRVLGATRMLAGPYAEMLLADMGAEVLHIELPRIGDDSHYFAPLIHGEGSCFLAANRNKKSITLDLRKPEGQEIFRDLAKISDIVIENNRPGTMNKWNIGYSQLKEIHPGIIMTSVSGFGQSGPYANRPGLDIIAQAVGGLMSLTGEQGGPPMRTGNALGDFLGGLFAAYGTLTALYYREQTGLGQHVDAALLDGIIAVLENVIPNYTALGKVTTRNGSRIPGVAPYNSYMAKDGYVVIGVSSNTLWQRFVAVMGRPELVDDPRFASAPLRVANVEEVDAITQAWVADRTVAEVVFVLNEAGVTCAPINSVDKLVEDPHVIAREMAVEIEHPIAGRFKVSGVTPKLSLTPGTIETPPPTLGQHNDEIYRGLLQYSDKKIKDLAEKGVI is encoded by the coding sequence ATGAGCATCGTGCCAAAGGCGCTATCAGGGATTCGGGTACTGGGGGCAACCAGAATGTTGGCCGGTCCCTATGCAGAAATGTTGTTAGCAGATATGGGTGCGGAAGTTCTACATATTGAGCTCCCTCGCATTGGGGATGATTCTCACTATTTTGCTCCATTGATTCATGGTGAGGGGTCTTGCTTCCTCGCTGCCAACCGGAATAAGAAAAGCATTACATTGGATCTGCGAAAACCGGAAGGCCAGGAAATATTCAGGGATCTCGCCAAAATTTCAGACATTGTTATTGAAAATAACCGCCCAGGAACGATGAATAAATGGAATATAGGCTACAGCCAATTAAAAGAGATTCATCCAGGGATTATTATGACATCAGTTTCTGGGTTTGGGCAAAGCGGGCCCTATGCCAACAGGCCAGGGTTGGACATCATTGCACAGGCAGTGGGTGGATTAATGAGTCTGACAGGTGAGCAAGGAGGCCCGCCGATGCGGACCGGCAATGCACTTGGCGACTTTTTGGGCGGCCTCTTTGCCGCATATGGAACTTTAACGGCGTTATATTACCGCGAACAGACCGGGTTGGGTCAGCATGTTGATGCTGCTCTATTAGACGGGATAATTGCTGTTTTGGAAAACGTAATCCCAAATTATACTGCGCTAGGAAAGGTTACAACAAGAAACGGAAGCCGTATCCCTGGTGTTGCCCCATACAACAGCTATATGGCTAAGGACGGATATGTAGTCATTGGAGTATCATCAAATACTCTTTGGCAACGGTTTGTTGCTGTGATGGGGCGACCGGAGCTGGTTGACGATCCTCGATTCGCTTCGGCCCCATTAAGAGTTGCCAATGTGGAAGAAGTTGATGCAATAACACAGGCATGGGTCGCCGACCGGACGGTGGCGGAAGTTGTGTTTGTACTGAATGAGGCTGGAGTCACTTGCGCACCGATAAATAGTGTAGACAAACTGGTTGAGGATCCACATGTTATTGCCAGGGAAATGGCTGTTGAAATTGAACATCCGATAGCAGGCAGATTCAAGGTTTCGGGAGTTACGCCCAAACTTTCGTTGACACCCGGAACGATTGAAACTCCTCCACCGACCTTGGGACAGCATAATGACGAGATTTATCGAGGACTTTTACAGTACTCGGATAAAAAAATAAAAGACCTTGCGGAAAAGGGTGTAATTTAA